The following are encoded together in the Poseidonibacter lekithochrous genome:
- a CDS encoding (2Fe-2S) ferredoxin domain-containing protein, with protein sequence MEAKSTMENKLQDLTTEKNINMMGSEVVDGFACKPKKLVPNKPIMHFKTHIFICNDGRCGGAHKNDEVAAELRDILKEVNLAKGETRIKISRTGCFGACRFRSVANIFENTRANGYEPNNNLWLRNIHKYTKEQWVELFHALAENKNIDDLPFKQVPISEPSTYK encoded by the coding sequence ATGGAAGCGAAAAGTACAATGGAAAATAAATTACAAGACTTAACTACAGAAAAAAACATCAATATGATGGGTTCTGAAGTAGTTGATGGATTTGCTTGTAAACCAAAAAAACTTGTACCTAATAAACCTATTATGCACTTTAAAACACATATCTTTATTTGTAACGATGGAAGATGTGGTGGAGCTCATAAAAATGATGAGGTAGCAGCAGAGTTAAGAGATATTTTAAAAGAAGTAAATCTTGCAAAAGGTGAAACAAGAATCAAAATATCTAGAACAGGTTGTTTTGGAGCTTGTAGATTCAGATCAGTTGCTAATATTTTTGAAAATACAAGAGCTAATGGTTATGAACCAAACAATAACCTATGGCTTAGAAATATTCATAAATATACAAAAGAGCAATGGGTTGAATTATTTCATGCATTAGCTGAAAATAAAAATATAGATGATTTACCATTTAAACAAGTTCCAATAAGTGAACCATCAACATATAAATAA
- a CDS encoding cobalt-precorrin 5A hydrolase, giving the protein MDKLKIAVVTINQPSLTAACNLVPYLHDYHVDVFGKKDLEHNLEHLNLYGKIDEIMQPAWEGYDAIVCILAMGAVVRKIAPFLKDKATDPAVIVINLALDKIVPLLSGHLGGANELSDTIASRIEGCVNFVSTATDQTKTLAFEMFAKKNDLEIHNLKELALISNSLLNKKDVEVLTCEAIYETIPNKKNLTRVEEQTSELCVNITPFDSPLLTFKPKVFLGIGCNRDTSCKDIEAGFLWFLKEHKLKVEQIENIASFEAKADEVGLLEFAKKYNFDIQFYNEEQINALQGEFSPSQATKFFGLKGVSEPSSILSSKYNELIIPKNVYEKKITIAAAV; this is encoded by the coding sequence ATGGATAAACTAAAAATTGCAGTAGTTACAATCAACCAGCCAAGTTTAACAGCTGCTTGTAACCTAGTACCATATTTACATGATTACCATGTAGATGTATTTGGAAAAAAAGATTTAGAACATAACTTAGAGCATTTAAACCTATATGGAAAAATCGATGAGATTATGCAACCAGCATGGGAAGGTTATGATGCAATTGTTTGTATCTTAGCTATGGGAGCAGTTGTTAGAAAGATTGCACCATTCTTAAAAGACAAAGCAACAGACCCAGCTGTAATCGTAATCAATTTAGCATTAGACAAAATCGTACCATTACTAAGTGGACACTTAGGTGGAGCAAATGAGCTAAGTGACACAATCGCTTCTAGAATTGAAGGTTGTGTAAACTTCGTATCAACAGCAACGGATCAGACTAAAACATTAGCCTTTGAGATGTTTGCTAAAAAAAATGATTTAGAAATTCATAACTTAAAAGAGTTAGCTCTAATCTCAAACTCTCTTTTAAATAAAAAAGATGTTGAGGTTCTAACTTGTGAAGCTATCTACGAAACTATTCCAAATAAAAAGAACTTAACAAGAGTAGAAGAACAAACAAGTGAGTTATGTGTGAATATTACTCCTTTTGATAGCCCTCTTCTTACTTTTAAACCTAAGGTATTTTTAGGAATTGGATGTAATAGAGATACATCTTGCAAAGATATTGAAGCTGGATTTTTATGGTTTTTAAAAGAGCATAAATTAAAAGTTGAGCAAATAGAAAACATAGCATCTTTTGAAGCAAAGGCTGATGAGGTAGGATTATTAGAGTTTGCAAAGAAATATAACTTTGATATTCAATTCTATAATGAAGAACAGATAAATGCGCTTCAAGGTGAATTTAGTCCATCGCAAGCTACTAAGTTCTTCGGACTTAAAGGAGTTAGTGAACCTTCTTCAATTTTATCATCAAAATACAATGAATTAATTATTCCAAAAAATGTATATGAGAAAAAAATTACAATTGCAGCTGCAGTATAA
- a CDS encoding precorrin-2 C(20)-methyltransferase — protein MKLYMVSLGPGDFELITVKALRALKNSDAICIPTKSPDHSFKKSMTFKIVSKLMEEFGFDKPVIPMYTPMNFKTEDWQAQVDKIYESFGEYETLSFVTLGDSAVYSTVYYLLDLIKEQNELIYEKSEVIPGVTSFSHASAKVKKPLCVGDGSFSIVPLHKENVPNTTVYMRPKIGMQTNLIPSKGDIYTFENLNYEGENIHLQKKEQVDKYMTLFIDFVQ, from the coding sequence ATGAAATTATATATGGTATCACTTGGTCCTGGAGATTTTGAATTAATTACAGTAAAAGCATTAAGAGCATTAAAAAACTCTGATGCTATTTGTATTCCTACCAAAAGCCCTGACCATAGTTTTAAAAAGTCTATGACTTTTAAAATTGTAAGTAAATTAATGGAAGAGTTTGGTTTTGATAAACCAGTAATTCCAATGTATACACCAATGAATTTCAAAACGGAAGATTGGCAAGCACAAGTTGACAAGATTTATGAATCATTTGGTGAATACGAAACTTTGTCTTTTGTTACATTAGGAGATAGTGCTGTATATAGTACGGTTTATTATCTACTTGATTTAATAAAAGAACAAAATGAATTAATATATGAAAAATCAGAAGTAATACCTGGTGTTACTTCTTTCTCACATGCATCTGCAAAGGTAAAAAAACCTCTATGTGTTGGAGATGGTTCATTTAGTATTGTTCCTTTACATAAAGAAAACGTACCAAATACAACTGTTTATATGCGACCAAAAATTGGAATGCAAACAAACTTAATACCTTCAAAAGGTGATATTTATACTTTCGAAAATCTTAATTATGAAGGTGAAAATATTCATCTTCAAAAGAAAGAACAAGTAGATAAATACATGACTCTTTTTATTGACTTTGTTCAATAA
- a CDS encoding precorrin-8X methylmutase, translated as MEFKREEPPINIGADISVRSFEMIEEELKDYAKADEFSYEQREVIARLIHTTTCFEEVLDNIYFSDNSIEKIQGLLKNKAKIIVDVNMIKVGLSDFYLKQYETDVVCYINEPFTYEMAEKNKTTRSYAAVVEAIKKHKDEPMVLACGNAPTFIYAAINTLLEEGVDLKNVALLLFPVGFVNVVESKDYGRRFCDHFDVAGIIMQGRFGSSTMTVATLHAIFKLIKDYDGSEKYNGK; from the coding sequence TTGGAATTTAAAAGAGAAGAGCCACCAATTAATATTGGAGCAGATATTTCAGTAAGATCATTTGAAATGATTGAAGAAGAGTTAAAAGATTATGCTAAAGCAGATGAGTTCTCATATGAACAAAGAGAAGTTATTGCAAGACTTATTCATACAACTACTTGTTTTGAAGAAGTTTTAGACAATATTTACTTTTCAGATAATTCTATTGAGAAAATTCAAGGACTATTAAAAAACAAAGCTAAAATCATTGTTGATGTAAACATGATCAAAGTTGGTCTTAGTGATTTCTATTTAAAACAATACGAAACTGATGTTGTTTGTTATATTAATGAACCATTCACTTATGAAATGGCTGAGAAAAATAAAACTACTAGATCTTATGCTGCTGTTGTAGAAGCTATCAAAAAGCATAAAGACGAACCAATGGTATTAGCTTGTGGAAATGCTCCTACTTTTATTTATGCAGCAATTAATACATTATTAGAAGAAGGTGTAGATTTAAAAAATGTAGCACTTCTTTTATTCCCTGTTGGATTTGTAAATGTTGTTGAGTCAAAAGATTATGGAAGAAGATTTTGTGATCATTTTGATGTTGCAGGAATTATTATGCAAGGAAGATTTGGAAGCTCAACTATGACAGTTGCAACACTTCATGCTATTTTCAAATTAATCAAAGATTATGATGGAAGCGAAAAGTACAATGGAAAATAA
- a CDS encoding sirohydrochlorin cobaltochelatase, whose protein sequence is MKRYRHYNKKRAIVLACFGSVIEQQKYLDLKDVVEDKFPDCEVFVSFSSRMVIKMLKKEKKEEYKNLPQTLSDVDMLGFKHVVVASINIYPTDEHEVLKKIVDGFKHFSLANIKCTNALLTKTKETSNFLKDLNEKVTQEDTANLYVIHGTPRLDTSGIDSINYAASFLEMISESNFTCSLEGAMPYNEISDALKLKMKKAGVKKVQVIPMLLVSGNHYMKDMHEIRDDLSDTFDSTIASSLSKGDTFNLIELEKTQTIILKEIEDSFKMMGIKHKQFTY, encoded by the coding sequence ATGAAAAGATATAGACACTATAACAAGAAAAGGGCTATTGTCCTTGCTTGTTTTGGTTCAGTAATAGAGCAACAAAAATATCTTGATTTAAAAGATGTTGTTGAAGATAAATTTCCAGATTGTGAAGTTTTTGTTTCATTTTCATCTAGAATGGTAATCAAAATGCTTAAGAAAGAGAAAAAGGAAGAGTATAAAAACTTGCCACAAACTCTCTCTGATGTTGATATGCTTGGATTTAAACACGTTGTAGTAGCTTCAATTAATATATATCCAACAGATGAACATGAAGTTCTTAAAAAAATTGTAGATGGATTCAAACATTTTTCATTAGCTAATATAAAATGTACTAATGCTCTTTTAACTAAAACAAAAGAGACATCAAACTTTTTAAAAGATCTAAATGAAAAAGTTACACAAGAAGATACTGCAAACTTGTATGTAATTCATGGAACACCTAGACTTGATACTAGTGGAATTGATTCTATTAATTATGCTGCTTCATTTTTAGAAATGATTAGTGAATCTAACTTTACTTGTTCATTAGAGGGTGCTATGCCTTATAATGAAATTAGTGATGCTTTAAAACTTAAGATGAAAAAAGCTGGAGTTAAAAAAGTACAAGTTATTCCAATGCTTTTAGTTAGTGGTAATCACTATATGAAAGATATGCACGAAATCAGAGACGATTTAAGTGATACATTTGATTCGACTATTGCTTCATCTTTATCAAAAGGTGATACATTTAATCTTATTGAACTTGAAAAGACTCAAACTATTATTTTAAAAGAGATTGAAGACTCATTTAAAATGATGGGAATTAAACATAAACAGTTTACTTACTAA
- the cbiD gene encoding cobalt-precorrin-5B (C(1))-methyltransferase CbiD encodes MPKKQEEEKRVLRKGLTTGVHATLAFSKALEAFLITKEPSVTMINKIDNDDLDVTKGCEIVINVSDKKADLMVSEVEHKPQESSVGTNKLYIYAGIGVGVVTKKGLKISPDFPAINPVPLENIQNVFLRQVEEYHNLTIHCTVSVTNGEEIAKQTANSKVGVLGGISILGTSGIVKPVSSTAYIDSVKTEIEFAKQNGFEPLIFTLGNSAFRVSKERYVEEQIVEVANFVYDSIEIASELEVKQVKFVCGIGKMTKVYQGFKNTHNRFGVIDFVLLQKHIEEELGYKVDIESTKTVKGISQELDKIGLIDDLYTMITRKANEQIKEWFPKSNVEAIILEQREVTGW; translated from the coding sequence ATGCCTAAAAAACAAGAAGAAGAAAAAAGAGTTTTAAGAAAAGGTCTAACGACTGGAGTTCATGCTACATTAGCTTTTTCAAAAGCACTAGAAGCATTTCTTATTACAAAAGAGCCAAGTGTTACAATGATAAATAAAATCGATAACGATGATTTAGATGTAACAAAAGGCTGTGAGATAGTAATAAATGTGAGTGATAAAAAAGCTGATTTAATGGTAAGTGAGGTAGAACACAAACCTCAAGAATCAAGTGTGGGCACAAATAAATTGTATATTTATGCAGGTATTGGTGTTGGAGTGGTAACAAAAAAGGGGCTTAAGATATCTCCAGATTTTCCGGCTATTAACCCAGTACCCCTGGAGAATATACAAAATGTTTTTTTAAGACAAGTAGAGGAATATCATAATCTTACTATTCATTGTACTGTTTCAGTTACAAATGGAGAAGAGATTGCAAAACAAACTGCAAACTCAAAAGTAGGAGTACTTGGTGGTATCTCTATATTAGGAACATCTGGAATTGTAAAACCAGTATCTAGTACTGCTTATATTGATTCTGTTAAAACAGAAATTGAGTTTGCAAAACAAAATGGTTTTGAACCTCTTATTTTTACTCTTGGAAACTCTGCTTTTAGAGTATCAAAAGAGCGATATGTAGAAGAGCAAATAGTAGAAGTAGCAAACTTTGTATATGACTCAATAGAAATAGCAAGTGAACTTGAAGTTAAACAAGTGAAGTTTGTATGTGGTATTGGAAAAATGACTAAAGTCTATCAAGGTTTTAAAAATACCCATAATAGATTTGGGGTTATTGACTTTGTCTTATTACAAAAACATATAGAAGAAGAACTGGGATACAAAGTAGACATTGAATCTACAAAAACAGTAAAAGGTATATCTCAAGAGTTAGACAAAATCGGACTTATTGATGATTTATACACGATGATTACAAGAAAAGCAAATGAACAAATAAAAGAATGGTTTCCAAAGTCAAATGTGGAAGCTATTATATTAGAACAAAGGGAGGTTACTGGATGGTAA
- a CDS encoding malate dehydrogenase has product MAKKKQSLVDLRKMNLSFEEKNQIIKLINLKTKTLTLDTEIYENDQFIAKREMVYAHLPKKLKAQLNSFF; this is encoded by the coding sequence ATGGCAAAAAAGAAGCAATCATTAGTAGATTTAAGAAAAATGAATCTTTCTTTTGAAGAAAAAAATCAAATAATAAAATTAATAAATCTTAAAACAAAAACATTGACTTTAGATACAGAGATTTATGAAAATGACCAATTTATCGCTAAAAGAGAGATGGTTTATGCTCATTTACCTAAAAAACTAAAAGCACAATTAAACAGTTTTTTTTAA
- the cbiT gene encoding precorrin-6Y C5,15-methyltransferase (decarboxylating) subunit CbiT — protein MVTIAGNGMGAYDFTNLELNFCDYDKIICDQNFTENGRTILKLKFKDAKEYILENYEKENILYVVTGSPLFFSAGTLIAKRLPRDQVKMINNTSSKTYLLEKVFVSETDVSVVSIHGRTAIDLTEFMNKKYTFVVCDKNSISRLQEAIEFYKVGNINTTIGYKLGYEDEIIEEVNLFDFDDKKFDLEQPFVLLLQRNFEHKKNVCDDLEFETERGMITKKYKRHLSLQNLDLEPNQLLWDIGAGSGSCGIEAYKRYKVKTIFFEKNETRVEFIKANLTAHHVSDCKLYVGEAQEIYPTLEQNPQRIFVGGGGEKVIDTLPYLYERLDVNGIMLINAITLKHLSQMISVLNEAKIEYDTHSISLTTYKGKLNLVEPERQLFQLKIYKKNKEEEV, from the coding sequence ATGGTAACTATTGCTGGAAATGGAATGGGTGCTTATGATTTCACTAATCTAGAATTAAACTTCTGCGATTATGACAAAATCATTTGTGACCAAAACTTTACTGAAAATGGCAGAACAATTTTAAAACTAAAGTTTAAAGATGCCAAAGAGTATATATTAGAAAACTATGAAAAAGAGAATATCTTATATGTAGTTACAGGTTCACCTCTATTTTTCTCTGCGGGGACTTTAATAGCTAAAAGGCTTCCACGTGATCAAGTAAAGATGATAAATAATACTTCATCTAAGACTTATCTATTAGAGAAAGTATTCGTATCTGAGACTGATGTGAGTGTAGTATCTATACATGGAAGAACTGCTATAGACTTGACTGAGTTTATGAATAAAAAATATACATTTGTAGTATGTGATAAAAACTCTATTTCAAGATTACAAGAAGCTATAGAGTTTTACAAAGTTGGTAATATAAATACTACTATAGGTTATAAGCTTGGATATGAAGATGAGATTATAGAAGAAGTTAACCTATTTGATTTTGATGATAAAAAGTTTGATTTAGAACAACCTTTTGTATTACTACTTCAAAGAAACTTTGAGCATAAGAAAAATGTATGTGATGATTTAGAGTTTGAAACTGAACGTGGAATGATTACAAAGAAATACAAAAGACACTTAAGCTTACAAAACTTAGATTTAGAACCAAATCAGCTTTTATGGGATATAGGTGCAGGAAGTGGTTCTTGTGGTATAGAAGCATATAAAAGATACAAAGTAAAAACTATATTCTTTGAGAAGAACGAAACAAGAGTTGAATTCATCAAAGCAAACTTGACTGCTCATCATGTAAGTGATTGTAAACTTTATGTAGGTGAAGCACAAGAGATATACCCTACTTTAGAGCAAAACCCACAAAGAATCTTTGTAGGTGGTGGTGGAGAGAAAGTAATTGATACTTTGCCATATCTATATGAAAGACTAGATGTAAACGGAATAATGCTAATTAACGCTATTACATTAAAACACCTGAGCCAAATGATAAGTGTTTTAAATGAAGCAAAAATAGAATATGACACTCACTCTATTTCTCTTACTACTTATAAGGGTAAGTTAAATCTAGTAGAGCCTGAACGTCAACTATTCCAATTAAAAATATATAAGAAGAATAAAGAAGAGGAAGTATAA
- a CDS encoding Crp/Fnr family transcriptional regulator: MFTKFKDFLFTHIDITQEEWNLIESKLTISTYKKNEHILNHEEVCDKIRFINSGITRMYYFDENAKEFTCQISTNLEDYIIDNFAIDYHSFTTQTKSMSNIEVLENAEIVEISFDDVKYLASKTTAFEQLHTKVTQLIHESMRNDLINVNTLSNDERYENFIEKYHLVHKNIPQYIIASFLGITPVALSRLKKRK, encoded by the coding sequence TTGTTTACTAAATTCAAAGACTTTTTATTTACACATATAGATATAACTCAAGAAGAATGGAATCTAATAGAATCTAAACTTACTATTTCTACTTATAAAAAAAATGAACATATTTTAAATCATGAAGAAGTTTGTGACAAAATACGATTTATCAATAGTGGTATTACTCGTATGTATTATTTTGATGAAAATGCAAAAGAGTTTACTTGTCAAATTTCTACTAACTTGGAAGATTATATTATTGATAACTTTGCTATAGATTACCACAGTTTTACAACTCAAACAAAAAGTATGTCAAATATCGAAGTATTAGAAAATGCAGAGATAGTTGAAATATCTTTTGATGATGTAAAATATTTAGCTTCTAAAACTACTGCCTTCGAGCAACTACATACAAAAGTAACTCAACTAATACATGAATCAATGAGAAATGATTTGATAAATGTAAATACACTATCAAATGATGAAAGGTATGAGAACTTTATAGAGAAGTATCATTTAGTTCACAAGAATATTCCTCAATACATAATCGCTTCATTTTTAGGCATAACTCCAGTAGCTCTAAGTAGACTAAAAAAAAGAAAATAG
- a CDS encoding energy-coupling factor ABC transporter permease translates to MHIEEGIVHGAKMVLSYGTAAVSFGIAGKLAIDSIKKSGLVPTVAKTVMATILVFMFFEVFPHQAVGVSEVHLILGSTLFLVLGAGAAAFGLAFGLLIQGLFFAPFDLPQYGANVTTLLMPLFAMSYLANKIIPQNIAYKDIKYTDALKLSVVYQGGIVTWVAFWALYGQGFGAENLTSVFSFGAAYMSVILLEPLVDLAVLAGAKTLASLQNSPFVNNRLYNPAA, encoded by the coding sequence ATGCATATAGAAGAAGGAATCGTACACGGTGCGAAAATGGTTTTAAGTTATGGAACTGCTGCAGTTTCATTTGGTATTGCTGGTAAATTAGCAATTGACAGTATTAAAAAATCTGGATTAGTTCCTACTGTTGCAAAAACAGTTATGGCTACTATCTTAGTATTTATGTTCTTTGAAGTATTCCCACACCAAGCTGTAGGAGTTTCTGAGGTTCATTTAATTTTAGGTTCAACTCTTTTCTTAGTACTTGGAGCTGGTGCTGCTGCATTTGGTTTAGCATTTGGTTTATTAATCCAAGGATTATTCTTTGCACCATTTGATTTACCACAATATGGAGCTAATGTAACTACTTTATTAATGCCTTTATTTGCAATGTCTTACTTAGCGAATAAAATCATTCCTCAAAATATTGCATACAAAGATATTAAATATACTGATGCATTAAAATTATCTGTAGTTTACCAAGGTGGTATTGTTACATGGGTTGCATTCTGGGCATTATACGGTCAAGGTTTTGGTGCTGAAAACTTAACTTCTGTATTCTCTTTTGGTGCTGCTTATATGAGTGTTATTTTACTTGAGCCATTAGTTGATTTAGCTGTACTTGCCGGTGCAAAAACATTAGCTTCTTTACAAAATAGTCCTTTTGTAAATAACAGATTATATAATCCAGCTGCGTAA
- a CDS encoding precorrin-3B C(17)-methyltransferase gives MAKKLYIVSTGAGGLDYISPAALRALKECEVVVSYSKYARELGSLIEGKELFTSGMTHEIARCGQAIDYAEQGKTTCILSNGDVNVYGMATLVTELMEERDLWDEIEVISLPGVTSFLAAASKAGAPVSQDFSIISLSDRLTDINLIDKRVKAALNCDFVTGIYNPKSKKRILPYQNFMAALKDGYQDRIAIIASNVGREGKEKITITTAQDLIDQDIEHPEVTMSTLIIICNSNARLTKNNLVLTPRGYLNKYELSGELKAK, from the coding sequence ATGGCAAAGAAATTATATATCGTATCAACAGGTGCAGGTGGGTTAGACTATATCTCACCAGCAGCACTAAGAGCTCTTAAAGAGTGTGAAGTAGTAGTATCTTATAGTAAATATGCTAGAGAATTGGGAAGTCTTATAGAGGGTAAAGAATTATTTACATCTGGAATGACTCATGAGATTGCAAGATGTGGACAAGCTATTGATTATGCGGAGCAAGGAAAAACAACTTGTATTCTTTCTAATGGAGATGTAAACGTATATGGTATGGCTACACTTGTAACTGAACTTATGGAAGAGAGAGATTTATGGGATGAAATCGAAGTTATTTCACTTCCTGGTGTTACTTCATTCTTAGCAGCAGCTTCAAAAGCCGGAGCTCCTGTATCTCAAGATTTCTCTATTATCTCATTATCTGATAGACTTACAGATATTAACCTAATTGACAAAAGAGTAAAAGCAGCACTTAATTGTGACTTTGTAACTGGAATTTATAATCCAAAATCAAAGAAGAGAATCTTACCTTACCAAAACTTTATGGCAGCACTTAAAGATGGATACCAAGATAGAATCGCAATTATTGCTTCAAATGTAGGAAGAGAAGGAAAAGAAAAGATTACAATCACAACTGCTCAAGATTTAATCGATCAAGATATAGAACACCCAGAAGTTACTATGTCAACACTAATCATCATTTGTAACTCAAATGCAAGATTAACTAAAAACAATCTAGTATTAACTCCTAGAGGGTATTTAAATAAATATGAATTATCTGGTGAGTTAAAAGCTAAATAG
- a CDS encoding cobalt-precorrin-4/precorrin-4 C(11)-methyltransferase, giving the protein MIYFIGAGPGDPDLVTVKAQKILQKADAVLYTGSLVPKEVLSWCKEDAIVEDSQGMKYPEIFEFLEKHQDKLVARVHTGDPSIYSTIAKQIEHLKEQNIEYSVIPGITAAFGAAASLGIEYTIPGVSQTVILSRVEGKTPNPEKLENILACKNSSLAFYLSILLLKKLKKTALEMDYSPDTPCWVIEKATWAEEKIYKGTISNIHEQVGHIRGVALILFGDYLHQKETEESHLYVKPLVKEVEAKKEIRKKKKEEANG; this is encoded by the coding sequence ATGATTTATTTTATAGGTGCAGGTCCTGGGGATCCTGATTTAGTTACAGTAAAAGCACAAAAGATTTTACAAAAAGCAGATGCTGTTTTATATACAGGTTCATTAGTACCAAAAGAAGTACTATCTTGGTGTAAAGAAGATGCTATTGTAGAAGATTCTCAAGGTATGAAATATCCTGAAATTTTTGAGTTCTTAGAAAAACATCAAGACAAACTTGTAGCTAGAGTACATACTGGCGATCCTTCTATTTATTCTACTATTGCAAAACAAATTGAGCATTTAAAAGAGCAAAATATTGAATACTCTGTAATTCCTGGTATTACTGCGGCATTTGGTGCGGCGGCTTCTTTAGGTATCGAATATACAATTCCTGGGGTTTCACAAACTGTAATACTTTCAAGAGTAGAAGGGAAAACTCCAAATCCTGAAAAACTAGAGAATATCTTAGCTTGTAAGAATTCATCATTGGCTTTTTACTTATCAATTTTATTACTTAAGAAACTAAAGAAAACAGCATTAGAGATGGACTACAGTCCTGATACTCCTTGTTGGGTAATTGAGAAAGCTACATGGGCTGAAGAGAAGATCTATAAAGGAACTATCTCAAATATTCACGAACAAGTAGGACATATTAGAGGTGTAGCTCTTATTTTATTTGGAGATTACTTACATCAAAAAGAAACAGAAGAGTCTCATCTTTATGTAAAACCACTTGTAAAAGAAGTAGAAGCTAAAAAAGAGATAAGAAAGAAAAAAAAGGAAGAAGCAAATGGATAA
- a CDS encoding cobyrinate a,c-diamide synthase, with the protein MKALCVSAISSNEGKTLLTTALLQNFKKSVRAYKIGPDYIDPQFHKAISKRDSVNLDSFIMNENQVNWIFNKYNDQDISILEGVMGFYDGMDKGSSAYDVTKALNVPTVLLLDGSGSYITISAVLKGLKTYKDDNTIKAVVLNKLSSSMHFALIKKQIESDFDDVAVLGWIKKDLPALKETHLGLDLVDANEELLENISNEILENIDLEKLEEISHFQSKQTSDYPFDTFSKVNKKISIIKDKNFSFIYHDNIEFLKELFEQVEFIDSTKDEVISQDSDIVYIPGGYVETTESYNRIKNSNKFKQSLISHAQSKHIYAECAGLLYLGKSVDEKQMSNILDVEFTLTQKRTRLGYYYSSAGLKGHAFHYTKPIDTKDGIDILSKKPSGKGEYGSWKSNKIFGTYLHTMFRNNTNYIKDYFGI; encoded by the coding sequence ATGAAGGCTTTATGTGTTAGTGCTATATCTTCAAATGAAGGTAAAACACTCCTAACTACCGCACTTTTGCAAAATTTCAAAAAAAGCGTAAGAGCTTATAAAATAGGTCCAGATTATATTGACCCACAATTCCATAAAGCAATTTCAAAAAGAGATTCTGTAAACCTAGATTCTTTTATTATGAATGAAAATCAAGTTAATTGGATTTTTAATAAATACAATGACCAAGATATTTCAATACTTGAAGGAGTAATGGGATTTTATGATGGAATGGACAAAGGCTCATCAGCTTATGATGTAACAAAAGCTTTAAATGTTCCAACTGTTTTATTACTAGATGGATCTGGTTCTTATATTACAATTTCTGCAGTTCTTAAGGGATTAAAAACTTATAAAGATGATAATACTATTAAAGCAGTTGTTTTAAATAAACTATCTTCATCTATGCATTTTGCTCTTATTAAAAAACAAATAGAGAGTGATTTTGATGATGTTGCAGTTTTAGGTTGGATAAAAAAAGATTTACCAGCACTTAAAGAAACACATTTAGGTTTAGACCTAGTTGATGCAAATGAAGAATTACTTGAAAATATTTCTAATGAAATACTAGAAAATATTGATTTAGAAAAATTAGAAGAAATTTCACACTTCCAATCAAAACAAACTTCAGATTATCCTTTTGATACTTTTTCAAAAGTTAATAAAAAAATATCTATTATAAAAGATAAAAACTTTTCATTTATTTACCATGACAATATAGAGTTCTTAAAAGAATTGTTTGAACAAGTAGAATTTATTGATTCTACTAAAGATGAAGTAATTAGCCAAGACAGTGATATTGTATATATTCCTGGTGGGTATGTAGAAACTACTGAATCATATAATAGAATTAAAAACTCTAATAAATTTAAACAATCTCTAATTTCCCATGCTCAATCAAAACATATATATGCTGAATGTGCAGGATTATTGTATTTAGGTAAAAGCGTAGATGAAAAACAGATGTCAAATATATTAGATGTTGAATTTACACTTACACAAAAAAGAACTAGATTAGGATATTACTACTCTAGTGCTGGCCTTAAGGGCCATGCATTTCATTACACAAAACCCATAGATACAAAAGATGGGATTGATATTTTAAGTAAAAAGCCTTCGGGCAAAGGTGAGTATGGGAGTTGGAAATCTAATAAAATATTTGGAACATACTTACACACAATGTTTAGAAACAACACAAATTATATAAAGGATTATTTTGGAATTTAA